The Cicer arietinum cultivar CDC Frontier isolate Library 1 chromosome 1, Cicar.CDCFrontier_v2.0, whole genome shotgun sequence genome contains the following window.
gaaaatttGTTTTTGGATGGGAGAAAACGAGGGTTTGAGGGATTTTaaggaattttttattttcaaggaaaacaaagtaaaaaaatattgtttgatGTCTATATTATCCGTTTAACTCTATTATTAAATACCTACATATACATACGAATTGGTTGGCGTCTGTTGGTATTTCATCTCTATATCTACAACATTTATGTATGTCATTGAAAACAACAGTTAGTATATGGCAATATGGCAAAATTGTTGTAACGAGCTGGGTTCCATCAACTCACTTCTCAAACAAGAATTCATAACCTGGCTTACATGAAGGATTCTGCTATATTGATTTTTCGAAGTTGAGCTTCATAATTGAGCCTCGTAGAATTTTCTTCAACATTTGAACTACAATTAATGAAGTTATCCATAACTAATTAACAGTTTGGGTTTATGAGAACTACTTTCAATACACTAAAATATCTTATACTAAACAAATATAATCATCATTACTTAAGAATACcatacaataatatataaatatttaacttatcATACAACTAGAAATAAATTACTAACTTAATCTATCTTCATCAACTCAATTTAGCTCTTCGGTTATATAACTAatgttttataaataactaataACCTAATATTGAGTACTAATCCTTATAGTACATTGGTACAATTCACCAATCAATAATCATGACTTAAACTAAGGTTTAATAATCCACATTTACATCTCAATCATCACTTAAGTAAACATATTAACCTTCATGAACACCATATAAATCCTTTAAAACTATTCTAGATCAATATTTAAACATTACTAAGATTCCGACTCACACCTAACGATTAACACACCCTAAATAATTAGTTAACTAGGCCATTATTATCCATTATCAACTAAACAATTATCTAATCCGGCCTTGAGGATCTTGTAATTACTAACGGTATAGAAATATATTACACATTAAGGGTCTCTTTCTcacaaacttttttttaaaaaaaaattaattatctacGTATGtcttttacaataaaaaaattgagtttgacAAACTTTTAAAAGCTGCTTATAGTAATTTCTCTTCAAAGTTTTtttcaataaacaattttttcaaaaaaggtAATTTTCATTatagtaagttttttttataaaaatctttaaaaaaattctctaaatttttttaatagataaatactAGAGATTAGTTTGTTAGTGGACAGACAAGAACATTAATAGCATAGATCGAACTCTCAACCTCTTTCTCAATGCTCCTTTGATATTACAACCCAAATCACGTGACTAaacatttgaaaacaaataatattaaaattattgaatatcaaaATCTTTAATCATATACAACAAATTAGGGGGccctaaaataaaatgaaatcatatgttttttatttattttaatttcaatcataCTCCAACAATTGTTATTAGAAGTTTATGAGTTAATAAaaattcctttttattttaaaataattatatttacaatcagttgttatatgaaaaaaaaagacaagGTTATTGATTTTATACAATATTTCCTATAGTCActattataagaaaaagaaagtCTTAAATATTGATCcttattataaacaaaagttaactttttataattcatttaaTGCTGTTAATCTCAGTGTACAATTCATTTAAttcataatatttaatattaacagTTAAATGTTCAATATCAAAAAtagacaatttaataaatttaaattgtgttatacattaaacataaaaaattaattgtatttaactatatttttaaatatctgtaaaattagtatttttatttatttataataaaaactagATGGAGTATAGCTTTATTTCTTTAGACAATACATATTTCATGCACAACCTGTTCGTTCACAATTTGTGAGCAGTGCAGCTAGTGTTTGAGCACGATTTACATGGAGCAACTTCACAATTTTGCTTGAATAGAAGTTCATCaatatttgtataaatattctatttgtgtaaataatttttgttaaatcaCATAGTGTTGTGTTTCTAATAGTCATGATTTCTAAAttgtttttcctttattttttggGTTCAGTTACCTGTCTAGCCAGTAGTTCCAGAAAGCTTGGTGAAGTTAgtgaagaaattaaatttattccTCATTTGCATAGCTATGGTGGTGGTAGTGTTGGAGGATATGGTAGTGGAGGACCTAGTTTTGGTGGTGCATTTGGAGGTGGATATGACCATGGaggatcaaatggcggaggaaTTGGGGGTGGAATAGGAGGATCTAGTGGCGGAGGTGGAACGGGAGGAGCTACTGGCAGAGGTGGTGGATATGGAGGATCTGGAGGTGGTTATGGTGGTGGAAATGGAGGATCAGACAACAGAGGTATAGGTGGTGGTTATGGTAGCGGAGATGGAGGATCGGGTGGTGGAACAGTAGGTGATGGTTATGTTGGCGGGGGCATAGGCTTCGGCAGCGGAGGTGGTAATACTGGGGGAAACGGAGGATATGGAGGTGACAATGGTGGTGGTGGGTTAGGTGGTGGATATGGTGGAAACTTTTTCAACAATCCACCACCATGACTATTATATCAACCACTATTATTTGTATTAGTGATAAATAGTAtatcataattttcttttagtttataggttgaataataaaaattaataataatgttttgtaATGTATACGTTTTAATTATATAaccaataatttaaaaaaaagttatatttaaattgtttaaaatttagagGGTGAATATAAGTTTTTTCTCGAGAGAGACAATCCGATAAAAATGGCCgcaattttttcttataaattattctaatatttttttttataaattattcatcaaattatttttttataaattattttaatatttttttttcaactatcAGTTTTTTCAACAAAAGGTCGAATCATTTCTAATTTGACcaaaagatatataaaatttgagTGGTCACTGTTTCAGTAAAcattcaaatttagtttttataagtAGGATTTGTCCCCATTTCTTCTAAAGATTTTGAACCTAATTAATCACATTAGAGATTATATAAATGGTTCTTTATTATTCTATTTATctcataatataataaaaaatgaataaaaaaaagtgaatgtacatatttaaaaattaaactatatatatatatatatataaaaggagGTACAGAGTATTAACTAATAATTCTTTAGCTTTGTTATTTAGAACGTGACAAATTATAATTAGAAGCACCCGCAGACATTAAAAGGAAAGATTGTGCTCCAACGAAGCAATTATATTTAGAGTTTAGAAACAGAAGAGCTCAAAATCTATATACAAATACATTAACTTTCCTGCCGAAAAGGAAAGCACAAGCATCTGATGCCCCCATTCAGTTCTTTAACTTTAAAATCATTCTTTCACTTTTCATTATAGAAATAATTGACTTTACCTCCATACTCCATAAATAGATAATCAAATAGTCAATCACGAAAACTATAGGACATTACATTCGAGTACATTTCCTAATTAGGAGCATATgcatttattaattaaagagaGAGCAACTCattttgtacccaaaaaaaagtGAGCAACGCATTTTACCTTGTAAAATGAGTTTTATTATCAATaacttattaaaatttaaagataaatatagTAGATATTAGTATatcataataaattataaatttattagaataataatttttaattttttttttcatttattcagTTTAAATATGAGTTAAATTCTTGAAAGATTAAACGAAGAACgattaaaaaaatgttggtTAGGGATATCTAATCTATTATTATAATGTAGATTActgattttattaattaatttaaaaatcttataatttttttagtaaatatcAACTTAAAAAagtacttaaatatattttgttgtatGAAAATAAACATAGAATGGTTAAAATTGAaatctgaatttttttaaaaaataattaaattgattgatgTTTTTCGATTGAAGAGACTAAGTCAGTACAATACAAATTTGTTGGGATTAAGTTTATCAATTTTTACAACTTTAAGAGCTAAAAATGCATATTTAATCAATAATGgtgactattttttaaattaacaagcTAGACAACTGTCATaacttttatgttattaataaaGTGAGGAGAATTTTGGAGCATGCCTCAAGTGGGGGATATGTTTGTATTTTGGTAGGCGTACACTTCAAGTGTCTAAACACTCtaaactaaaccactatcaaAAGGAACAAAATATTGCTAACTAAAAttcaatacttttaatttatcaCATGGCATCCACATTGCGCTGTTCTTGCACTAATTTTACactaaattaagaaaaaatcaTGACTTTGGAGATATTGTGGAATAGGATGAAAAGAAGACAACAACTATTTTTTGCTTAATTTGTTAGTAAATTACACATTGAATAAATTGAAAAAGGCAATCGATATATACACGTATCAATCATTTAAGCAAACAAACTGAAATACTCCATTCCTTCaacatattttgatattatcTTTTGAGTatcatattttgatattattaggagAATATATACTTAGCTATACCAACTCCActacaaataattaataagtaCTATGTTATAATGCTATCTAACTGGAGGTTCATTAGATTAAAACACAACAATCATATGAAGTAATGGTTGTTTAATATTTTGTGTCGGCCATGGTTGAGCAATAAGAGAGATGAATGATTGGAGTTGAATAGATTTGAATATGTTGAATTCTATAGCACATGACACTTAAAAAATATGCATGTGGGGTTATTTTGGTGCAAGTAGTTGTGTATATAAAGAGAGCATTACAACAAAACAAGAGAGCATTACAACCAAAGTTGTTTAAAATCGATGGGTGGTACTAATGCAAATTATTTGCATTTGGCATTAATTGTGTGGTGCAGTCTTTGTTATGGTAGCAGTTTTGCTGATCCTAGTCATTGGAGGTCTGCTGATGATAACGATGATGATGATTGTTTAAATACAAGTTGGAGGGGATGTGGTAGTTTCTCTGGGAATGGTGGTAGCAATTCTAAGAATGATAATGCCAATGCTGTCgaaggtggtggtggtggtggtggtggtggagaaGGAGGAGGAGAAGGTGGTGGCATTGGTGCAGGTAATGGTCATGGTAGTGGTTTTGGTGTTGGGGTAGGGTTTGGAAATGTTGGGggtggaggtggtggtggtggtggtagtGGAGGAGGAGGTGGTGGTTTTGGTAGTGGAAGGGTAGGACAAGGTAGTGGTTTTGGTGCTGGTTTTGGAATGGGTGGCGGCAATGGAGGTCAGCGAAATGGTTTTGGAGCGGGTGGAGGAatgggaggaggaggaggaggtggtggtggtgaaggTGGGGGAGTAGGTAATGGAAGAGGAGGAGGACAAGGACATGGTAGTGGTTTTGGTGCAGGTGCAGGAACAGTTGGTATGGGAGGGGGAGGAGGAGGTGGTGGAGGTGAGGGTGAAGGAAGCGGCAATGGAGGTAAAGGTTATGGTAGTGGTAGTGGTAGTGGTAGTGGTTTTGGTGCAGGAGGAGGAAGTAGTGGAGGAggtggaggaggaggaggaggtggGGGTGGGGGTGGAGGTGGAGAAGGTGATAATGGAGGAGAAGGTTATGGTCATGGAAGCGGTTTTGGTGGAGGTACAAGTGGTGGAATGGGAGGCGGAGGCGGAGGCGGGGGTGGTGGAGGAGGGTATGGGCATGGTATGGGTACAAGTGGAGGTAGTACCAATAATGGCATGGGTATTGGATTTGGCATGGGCATGGGTTTTGGTTTTGGAATAGGAAGCAATGGTCTTGGTGTTGCCAACGACCCCTAAGTTTTCAATATCAGACATATATTGTCTATTGTGTGTTCCATCCTATTTTGGGACTATTTCTTATCACTTTGCTTATCTTCTTCAATACATCaataaaatttcataaactCTAAATAATAGTACTATttgtaatattctttttttctcaTCGATTTTACCATCTAATCTTCTAAATCATTGTATTTgacttttatatttatgttagtAGTGAATAAccaatatttgataaaaataatttcataaaattataattctctTCTTTActtatcatattattttaatatgaataaaattatttgtagcTTGTACACTCTACACGGTATCTATTTCCTAAATTCCTGAAATATATGGACAATTAAGTATTGGAATAATTTGACCAAGAATAGTCAACACAAGTATATCTCCCTTACTATTAGTCAAAGCAAATTAATTTCTCGACAACAAGGgccacaaaataaaaataaaaaggatcaatgagtttgaactttgaacgtataatcaaaattaattgaatCAAAGAATTGTCAAGTTAGATTTAcaagaagttaaaaaaaaaattaaaaaagcttGCTAGCAAATTCATCAACAGTAGTCCCCTCAACACGAGAATAAGCTGATTTTCTAGCAAGATCTCTCAATTGTGACAAACTTCTTCCCAATTTCAAAGCCAATTTAATTTCAAACAACTCTCCATTCTCTCTTTGTTCTTCGTCTTCCTCTAATATATTATCTTGAATAGAATTTTGCATCATTTGAAAGAATCCACCACAGCTTCTATACATTTCagaaaccatcccaacttgTCCACCATGTTCAAAAGAATTAACAGCAGTAGCCAATGCTCCAGCTATAAGAGGAACCATAGATGTCCATGAACCTTGACTAACAAATGTGGACCCAACAGCTGCAATTCCAGTTAATAAAGGCCCTGCAATTGCTAATGTTTTATTAATCTTCAACACCAAGTTTCCTAATCTTTCATAATCTTCCATATCTTTTCTCTTCATAACTTCTAACACATCTTTTACTTCATTTTCTAACCCTTCATTCCATCCATTTTTCTTCCACCCCTTTTCTCTAATTTCATTACTTTCAAACTTTTTGTTGGTTTTTCtagatgaattttttgaagGCCACCAAGTAGCAGGTTCATATTTTTGAGGGAATTTTTCAAGCATAACTCCTAATAAAGGAAGTGGATAAGCTTTATCAAGTGCCAAAACCTTTTCAATAGTTTCCATTATATATACCTCTGAGGGTTTCCCTAATGCTAGTGTGGTTTCGATGTGGGACTCAAGGCTTTTAAACAACCTTGTTGCGTTTCTTTGCTCTTCAGCGAGTTGTGAAGGTTGGATTTTGTTCATGATAATTAACATACCCGTTGAAGCTGAGAACAATAGAGCGGAAGATAATTTGAGAGCTAAAAGCGGCGCGCCGGGGCCGCTTACGGCT
Protein-coding sequences here:
- the LOC101506122 gene encoding probable F-box protein At4g22030; this encodes MASLKISSVLSSSISSSSSSKRMIKSSFHIPKLPKSLSPKTKPSRKLFEELNGFTHTIPIIIQENDHSSSNNSPTPSKTTIQLYAILESVSDRIEMHQNIGEQRDNWNTLLLNSINMITLTASAMAGIAAVSGPGAPLLALKLSSALLFSASTGMLIIMNKIQPSQLAEEQRNATRLFKSLESHIETTLALGKPSEVYIMETIEKVLALDKAYPLPLLGVMLEKFPQKYEPATWWPSKNSSRKTNKKFESNEIREKGWKKNGWNEGLENEVKDVLEVMKRKDMEDYERLGNLVLKINKTLAIAGPLLTGIAAVGSTFVSQGSWTSMVPLIAGALATAVNSFEHGGQVGMVSEMYRSCGGFFQMMQNSIQDNILEEDEEQRENGELFEIKLALKLGRSLSQLRDLARKSAYSRVEGTTVDEFASKLF